In Malaclemys terrapin pileata isolate rMalTer1 chromosome 10, rMalTer1.hap1, whole genome shotgun sequence, the following are encoded in one genomic region:
- the LOC128844634 gene encoding zona pellucida sperm-binding protein 3-like has translation MLGLLQAGRMGYRSSLGFALLCWVVSGVTGYNPWDFSRRDSAIWRPSPRAEPPRRNAHVPSFAQPYPWAWVDASQSRAVSLLQPVTVQCEEAQLVITVHRDLFGTGRLIKAADLSLGPTACQYTSLNAAENTVTFEAGLHECGSTLQMTPDSLVYSTSLNYNPTPASNPVILRTNPVVIPIECHYPRKDNVSSKAIKPTWVPFHSTLSAEERLGFSLRLMNDDWSAERPSNGFQLGEVIHIQADVSTGNHVALRLFVDSCVATLTPDRDSSPRYAVIDFNGCLVDGRSDDTTSAFISPRPRQDTLQFMVDVFRFAGDARNLIYITCHLKVTAAQQAPDPLNKACSFNKAGNIWSPVEGTRDICRCCETGNCGLAGQSGRVRPLDRWPGRRFQRDVASRHGDPLVREADVVVGPLVIFDAYRGSRDVSTDQMEAEKAASEGFSSTAGLISVAAAIALAFITLGILVYRRCSRSSA, from the exons ATGCTAGGTTTGCTGCAGGCAGGCAGGATGGGATATAGAAGCAGCCTGGGctttgctctcctgtgctgggtgGTCAGTGGGGTGACTGGTTACAATCCCTGGGATTTCTCTAGGAGAGACTCAGCCATCTGGAGACCAtcccccagggctgagccccCTCGCAGAAATGCCCATGTGCCCTCTTTTGCCCAGCCCTACCCCTGGGCTTGGGTTGATGCTTCCCAGTCCAGGGCTgtgtccctgctgcagcctgtcACGGTGCAGTGTGAGGAGGCTCAGCTGGTGATCACTGTGCACAGGGATCTGTTTGGGACGGGGCGACTGATCAAAGCTGCTGACCTGAGCCTTGGCCCAACTGCCTGCCAGTACACGTCCCTTAATGCTGCAGAGAACACAGTGACCTTTGAAGCTGGGCTCCATGAATGTGGCAGCACCTTGCAG ATGACCCCAGACTCCCTAGTTTACAGCACAAGCCTGAACTAtaaccccacccctgccagcaacCCAGTGATCCTAAGAACCAATCCCGTTGTGATTCCCATTGAGTGTCACTACCCCAG GAAGGACAATGTGAGCAGCAAAGCCATCAAGCCAACATGGGTTCCCTTCCACTCCACCCTGTCTGCTGAGGAGAGGCTGGGTTTCTCCCTGCGCCTGATGAATG ATGACTGGAGTGCTGAGAGACCCTCCAATGGATTCCAGCTGGGGGAGGTCATTCATATCCAAGCTGATGTCAGCACTGGGAACCATGTGGCTCTGAGGCTCTTTGTGGACAGCTGTGTGGCCACCCTGACCCCAGACAGGGACTCCTCTCCCCGCTatgctgtcattgacttcaatgg ATGCCTGGTGGATGGGAGATCAGATGACACCACCTCAGCCTTCATATCCCCCAGGCCCAggcaggacacactgcagttcaTGGTGGATGTGTTCAGGTTTGCAGGAGATGCTAGGAACTTG ATCTACATCACCTGCCATCTGAAAGTCACTGCAGCACAGCAAGCCCCAGATCCCTTGAACAAGGCTTGTTCCTTCAACAAAGCAGGCAACAT CTGGTCTCCAGTGGAAGGCACCAGAGACATCTGCAGGTGCTGTGAGACTGGGAACTGTGGGCTGGCTGGACAGTCTGGGAGAGTCAGGCCTCTGGACAGATGGCCAGGGAGGCGCTTCCAGAGAGATGTGGCCTCCAGGCATG GTGACCCATTGGTGAGGGAAGCTGATGTTGTGGTAGGACCCCTAGTCATCTTTGATGCTTATCGAGGATCCAGGGATGTCTCAACTGATCAAATGGAAGCAGAGAAGGCCGCCTCAGAGG GATTCTCTTCTACAGCTGGGCTGATCTCCGTCGCAGCTGCCATTGCACTGGCCTTCATTACTCTGGGGATACTTGTATACAGAAGATGCAGCCGTTCTAGTGCCTGA
- the LOC128844635 gene encoding zona pellucida sperm-binding protein 3-like, with amino-acid sequence MLGLLQAGRMGYRGGLGFAVLCWAVSGVTCYNPWDFSRRDSAIWRPNLRVETPQRQPHVPSLAQPYLWARVDASQLRAVSPLQPVTVQCEEAQMVITVHRDLFGTGRLIKAADLSLGLAACRYTSLNAAENTVTFTAGLHECGSTLQMTSDSLVYSTSLNYNPTPASNPVILRTNPAVIPIECHYPRKDNVSSKAIKPTWVPFSSTLSAEERLGFSLRLMNDDWSAERPSNGFQLGEVMHIQADVSTGNHVALRLFVDSCVATLTPDRDSSPRYAVIDFNGCLVDGRSDDTTSAFISPRPRQDTLQFMVDVFRFAGDARNLIYITCHLKVTAAEQAPDPLNKACSFNKAGNIWSPVEGTRDVCRCCETGNCGLAGQSGRVRPLDRWPGRRFQRDVASRHGDSLVREAEADVVVGPLFITYAYRGSRNLVEEQMEVGKAASPGMEETPGLVFGLSLVAAAIGLASMTLTICFIYKNHSRAMAGAIM; translated from the exons ATGCTGGGTTTGCTGCAGGCAGGCAGGATGGGGTACAGAGGTGGCCTGGGCTTTGCTGTTCTGTGCTGGGCGGTCAGTGGGGTGACCTGTTATAATCCCTGGGATTTCTCTAGGAGAGACTCAGCCATCTGGAGACCCAACCTCAGGGTTGAGACCCCTCAAAGACAACCCCATGTACCTTCTCTTGCCCAGCCCTACCTCTGGGCTCGGGTTGATGCTTCCCAGCTCCGGGCTGTGTCCCCGCTGCAGCCTGTCACAGTGCAGTGTGAGGAGGCTCAGATGGTGATCACTGTGCACAGGGATCTGTTTGGGACGGGGCGACTGATCAAAGCTGCTGACCTGAGCCTTGGCCTGGCTGCCTGCCGGTACACGTCCCTTAATGCTGCAGAGAACACAGTGACTTTTACAGCTGGGCTCCATGAATGTGGCAGCACCTTGCAG ATGACCTCAGACTCCCTAGTTTACAGCACAAGCCTGAACTAtaaccccacccctgccagcaacCCAGTGATCCTGAGAACCAATCCGGCTGTGATTCCCATTGAGTGTCactatcccag GAAGGACAATGTGAGCAGTAAAGCCATCAAGCCAACGTGGGTTCCCTTCAGCTCTACCCTGTCTGCTGAGGAGAGGCTGGGTTTCTCCCTGCGCCTGATGAATG ATGACTGGAGTGCTGAGAGACCCTCCAATGGATTCCAGCTGGGGGAGGTCATGCATATCCAAGCTGATGTCAGCACTGGGAACCATGTGGCTCTGAGGCTCTTTGTGGACAGCTGTGTGGCCACCCTGACCCCAGACAGGGACTCCTCTCCCCGCTatgctgtcattgacttcaatgg CTGCCTGGTGGATGGGAGATCAGATGACACCACCTCAGCCTTCATATCCCCCAGACCCAGGCAGGACACGCTGCAGTTCATGGTGGATGTGTTCAGGTTTGCAGGAGATGCTAGGAACTTG ATCTACATCACCTGCCATCTGAAAGTCACTGCAGCTGAGCAAGCCCCAGATCCCTTGAACAAGGCTTGTTCCTTCAACAAAGCAGGCAACAT CTGGTCTCCAGTGGAAGGCACTAGAGACGTCTGCAGGTGCTGTGAGACTGGGAACTGTGGGCTGGCTGGACAGTCTGGGAGAGTCAGACCTCTGGACAGATGGCCAGGGAGGCGCTTCCAGAGAGATGTGGCCTCCAGGCATG GTGACTCCTTAGTGAGGGAAGCTGAGGCTGATGTTGTGGTAGGACCCCTATTCATCACTTATGCCTATCGGGGATCCAGGAATCTTGTGGAAGAACAAATGGAAGTAGGGAAGGCAGCATCTCCAG GCATGGAAGAGACTCCTGGGCTGGTGTTTGGGCTGAGCTTGGTGGCTGCTGCTATTGGTTTGGCCTCCATGACTCTGACCATCTGCTTCATCTACAAAAACCACAGCCGTGCAATGGCTGGTGCTATCATGTGA